A genome region from Pseudomonas sp. S06B 330 includes the following:
- a CDS encoding ATP-dependent DNA helicase codes for MSYRVAVRALCEFSAKVGDLDLRFTPSPTALEGISGHQRVVARRGPGYEAEISLEGQFAALQVRGRADGYDPQLNRLEEIKTYRGDLTRQPDNHRQLHWAQAKVYGWLLCQQRQLADINLALVYLDVDSDTQTLIEQHCSAQALEQFFNAQCTVFLRWAEQQLQRVARRDTGLQGLGFPHGQFRRGQRELAETVYKAVSTGRCLMAQATTGIGKTLGTLFPLLKAMVPQQLDKILFLTAKTPGRALALDALHQLHTSAPELALRSLELVARDKACEYPGSACHGDACPLAKGFYDRLPAARQAAQAQTILDKAAVREIALAHQVCPYYLGQEMARWVDVLVADYNYYFDQSALLYALAQVNQWRLAVLVDEAHNLVDRARQMYSASLDQWQLQALRRSKPAGMGSALDRLNRQWNALHKTQLAPYQVADALPEGLLKALLHCVGLIQEQLNQQPTGIDPALLQFYFDALQFLRVSELFDAHFLFDITKREGPGKRSLSTLCLRNVVPARQIAPRIAATRSTLLFSATLSPRHYYADLLGMPTNTAWLDVASPFAAEQLRVQVVREVSTRYQHRAASLAPIAALIAEQYEAEPGNYLAFFSSFEYLQQVAQVLATTHPHIVQWRQAPGMDEAQRQGFLQRFEPQGCGVGFAVLGGAFAEGVDLPGTRLIGAFVATLGLPQVNPVNEQIKQRMSQLFGMGFDYTYLYPGVQKVIQAAGRVIRGTDDRGMVMLIDDRFAEPRVQGMFPAWWAPQDK; via the coding sequence ATGAGTTATCGCGTCGCGGTGCGGGCATTGTGCGAATTCAGCGCCAAGGTGGGCGATCTGGACCTGCGCTTCACCCCTTCACCCACGGCCCTGGAGGGCATTAGCGGCCACCAGCGGGTTGTGGCCCGACGTGGCCCGGGCTATGAGGCCGAGATCAGCCTTGAGGGGCAGTTTGCGGCCTTGCAGGTGCGGGGCAGGGCAGATGGCTACGACCCGCAGTTGAACCGCCTGGAAGAAATCAAAACCTACCGCGGCGACCTGACGCGCCAGCCCGACAACCATCGGCAGCTGCACTGGGCCCAGGCCAAGGTCTATGGCTGGTTGCTTTGTCAGCAGCGCCAGTTGGCCGACATCAACCTGGCGCTGGTGTACCTGGATGTCGACAGCGATACCCAGACCCTGATCGAACAACACTGCAGTGCTCAAGCGCTCGAACAGTTCTTCAATGCCCAGTGCACGGTGTTCCTGCGCTGGGCAGAACAGCAACTGCAGCGCGTGGCACGGCGTGACACCGGGCTGCAGGGCCTGGGCTTTCCTCACGGGCAGTTTCGCCGAGGTCAGCGGGAACTGGCCGAGACCGTTTACAAGGCGGTCAGTACCGGACGCTGCCTGATGGCCCAGGCCACCACGGGCATCGGCAAAACCCTCGGTACCCTGTTTCCGTTGCTCAAGGCCATGGTCCCGCAGCAGTTGGACAAAATTCTGTTCCTGACGGCCAAGACGCCGGGTCGCGCGCTGGCTTTGGACGCCTTGCATCAGCTCCACACCAGCGCCCCCGAACTCGCCTTGCGCAGCCTGGAGTTGGTGGCTCGCGACAAAGCCTGCGAATACCCGGGCAGTGCCTGCCATGGTGATGCCTGCCCCTTGGCCAAGGGTTTTTATGACCGCCTGCCGGCGGCTCGACAGGCGGCCCAGGCGCAGACCATTCTCGACAAGGCGGCAGTGCGTGAGATTGCCCTGGCTCATCAGGTCTGCCCCTATTATCTGGGTCAGGAGATGGCGCGCTGGGTCGATGTGCTGGTGGCCGACTACAACTACTACTTTGATCAGAGTGCTCTGCTGTACGCCCTGGCACAGGTCAACCAGTGGCGCCTGGCTGTATTAGTGGACGAGGCGCACAACCTGGTGGACCGTGCCCGGCAGATGTACAGCGCCAGCCTCGATCAATGGCAGCTGCAGGCCTTGCGCCGCAGCAAACCGGCGGGCATGGGCAGCGCGCTGGACCGCCTGAATCGTCAATGGAATGCCCTGCACAAAACACAACTGGCGCCCTATCAGGTGGCAGACGCGTTGCCCGAAGGCTTGCTCAAAGCGTTACTGCACTGTGTTGGCCTGATTCAGGAACAACTCAATCAGCAACCGACCGGCATTGACCCGGCGCTGTTGCAGTTCTACTTCGATGCCTTGCAGTTCCTTCGTGTCAGTGAACTGTTCGACGCGCATTTTCTGTTCGATATCACTAAGCGAGAAGGGCCGGGCAAGCGCAGCCTGTCGACCCTGTGCCTGCGTAACGTGGTGCCGGCCAGGCAAATCGCGCCGCGAATCGCCGCGACCCGCAGCACCCTCTTGTTTTCCGCCACCCTGAGCCCACGCCACTATTACGCCGATTTGCTCGGTATGCCGACCAACACCGCCTGGCTTGACGTGGCCTCACCTTTTGCCGCCGAACAATTGCGGGTGCAGGTGGTTCGTGAAGTCTCAACCCGGTACCAGCACCGAGCCGCCTCGCTGGCGCCGATTGCGGCGCTGATTGCCGAGCAATATGAGGCCGAGCCCGGCAACTACCTGGCGTTCTTCAGCAGCTTCGAGTACTTGCAACAGGTGGCCCAGGTGCTGGCCACAACGCATCCGCACATCGTTCAGTGGCGCCAGGCGCCGGGCATGGATGAGGCGCAGCGTCAGGGTTTTTTGCAGCGTTTCGAACCTCAGGGCTGCGGCGTGGGCTTCGCGGTGCTCGGCGGGGCGTTTGCCGAGGGCGTCGATTTACCCGGCACGCGCTTGATTGGCGCTTTTGTTGCCACGCTTGGGCTGCCTCAAGTCAACCCGGTGAACGAGCAGATCAAACAGCGCATGAGCCAGTTGTTCGGCATGGGTTTCGACTACACCTACTTGTACCCGGGGGTGCAGAAGGTCATTCAGGCGGCTGGCCGGGTGATCCGAGGCACGGATGACAGGGGCATGGTCATGCTGATCGACGACCGCTTCGCCGAGCCCAGGGTGCAAGGCATGTTCCCTGCCTGGTGGGCGCCGCAGGACAAATAA
- a CDS encoding UvrD-helicase domain-containing protein: MSEERPKLPLELTPPAQLPWIKRLTARLLGRGLSRLHAQHRDSWFQGHATGQRNGHADGLREGYEEGRVDGYEAGRQVLVIRDTRPDGHAVPAQDDHLFDDWRLPLTAELKKRFKADVAQRLPAHAQPSAAQWKMIFSDTPSTCVIAGAGAGKSTSLVLRILLLRHYLGVELDAMTVVTFTRESRKDFIARLVQVFSLWQLNLNPAQARELVRTFHSRILPLVRSLPGFSQVRAFETLGSEMPGGSEANAESNPFDLRINDAQRQQLNLCYRDLLNSSPRFAELIAGLRREALQLKALDRDHPDVQKRVAVTQLSASRDEELCDTLEDLWFGAGAWPIKGIEPSRETVEINGSRFHFHGHIAELDAWVVLGFDPGENQQYKRPGAKLPVWAEWVIKRTLFQAFCDKPVIWLENYAAAKRLTSSLAGDAVAGPGFDYKVKGELSAMPLLDAFVGAAGFIENLGLEVNKAVGAMSFPAGDSDARFFEALSLYWKALEAHLLGQSPPIMSYNRMFALFGENNPENLQLLPDPLLRPLAHLMIDEFQDVSPQIVSWLRACLREIRRRGPDLHIGRVAQHSSLLCVGDDWQSIYGWRGSSPKFFMEFSKEFSSPSTTRVMLADNYRSHQHIIDAAEHIVKSAPAINGKKARACGPAAEDPLPVKVLERDEAALAQTLMEHYRRGESVMMLFRKSSDKQLISEHIQPLVNHESGLPANQRRFRQLTYHSAKGLQADAVFMLGDCQHLTSSPYKNQVYRQAGLGRVGDPLAFDNAQKDEVLRLAYVAITRAAKHCYWYVEKPTGDAVNLPRASSQVDGRKVFFEDGRERVVS, from the coding sequence GTGTCTGAAGAGCGTCCCAAGCTACCCCTGGAGTTGACTCCCCCTGCGCAACTGCCCTGGATCAAGCGCCTTACGGCGCGCCTGCTCGGTCGTGGCTTGAGCCGCTTGCACGCGCAGCATCGCGACTCCTGGTTTCAGGGCCATGCCACGGGCCAGCGCAATGGGCATGCCGACGGTTTGCGTGAAGGCTACGAAGAAGGGCGGGTAGACGGCTACGAAGCCGGGCGCCAAGTTCTGGTGATCCGCGACACGCGCCCCGATGGCCACGCTGTGCCAGCGCAGGACGATCATTTGTTCGACGACTGGCGCCTGCCGCTGACGGCCGAGCTGAAGAAACGCTTCAAGGCGGATGTCGCCCAGCGCCTGCCCGCGCACGCGCAACCTAGTGCGGCACAATGGAAGATGATTTTCAGCGACACGCCGTCCACGTGCGTCATCGCCGGCGCCGGGGCAGGCAAGTCGACATCGCTGGTCTTGCGCATTCTGCTGCTGCGCCATTATTTGGGCGTTGAGCTGGACGCCATGACCGTGGTGACCTTCACCCGTGAATCGCGCAAGGACTTCATCGCCCGGCTAGTGCAGGTATTCAGCCTTTGGCAGCTCAATCTGAACCCTGCCCAGGCCCGAGAACTGGTGCGCACCTTCCACTCGCGCATCCTGCCACTGGTGCGCAGCCTGCCGGGTTTCAGCCAGGTGCGCGCGTTCGAGACCCTCGGCAGCGAGATGCCAGGGGGCAGCGAAGCCAATGCCGAGAGCAATCCGTTCGACCTGCGCATCAATGACGCTCAGCGCCAGCAACTCAACCTGTGTTATCGCGACCTGCTCAACAGCAGTCCGCGTTTTGCCGAGTTGATTGCCGGCCTGCGCCGTGAGGCCTTGCAGCTCAAGGCTCTGGACCGCGATCACCCCGACGTGCAAAAGCGTGTGGCCGTAACCCAGCTTTCCGCCAGCCGTGATGAAGAACTCTGCGATACCCTCGAAGACCTCTGGTTTGGTGCCGGTGCCTGGCCGATCAAAGGCATCGAACCGAGCCGTGAAACAGTCGAGATCAACGGCAGCCGCTTCCATTTTCATGGCCATATTGCCGAGCTCGATGCCTGGGTGGTGCTTGGCTTCGATCCGGGTGAAAACCAGCAGTACAAGCGTCCAGGGGCCAAGTTGCCGGTCTGGGCGGAGTGGGTGATAAAGCGCACCTTGTTTCAAGCGTTCTGCGATAAGCCGGTGATCTGGCTTGAAAATTATGCTGCTGCCAAACGCTTGACCTCTTCCCTGGCCGGTGACGCTGTCGCTGGGCCGGGTTTCGATTACAAGGTCAAAGGTGAGCTGTCGGCGATGCCACTGCTCGATGCTTTTGTCGGTGCCGCAGGCTTTATCGAAAACCTTGGCCTTGAGGTAAACAAGGCCGTAGGTGCCATGAGCTTCCCCGCAGGGGATAGCGATGCCCGGTTCTTTGAGGCCTTGAGTCTGTATTGGAAGGCGCTGGAGGCGCATCTGCTCGGCCAGTCGCCTCCGATCATGAGCTACAACCGCATGTTTGCCTTGTTCGGCGAGAACAACCCGGAAAACCTGCAGCTGCTGCCCGATCCTTTGTTGCGCCCGCTGGCACACCTGATGATCGATGAATTTCAGGATGTCTCGCCGCAGATCGTCTCCTGGCTGCGGGCGTGTCTGCGCGAGATCCGTCGACGCGGACCTGACCTGCACATCGGTCGCGTCGCCCAGCATTCCTCACTGTTGTGTGTGGGTGATGACTGGCAGTCGATCTACGGCTGGCGTGGCAGCTCGCCCAAGTTCTTCATGGAGTTCAGCAAGGAGTTTTCCTCCCCGAGCACCACGCGAGTGATGCTCGCCGACAACTACCGTAGCCACCAGCACATCATTGATGCGGCTGAGCACATCGTGAAGTCGGCGCCCGCGATCAACGGCAAGAAGGCCAGGGCGTGTGGTCCGGCGGCAGAGGATCCGTTGCCGGTCAAAGTGCTTGAGCGTGATGAGGCAGCCTTAGCTCAGACGCTGATGGAGCATTACCGACGCGGTGAGTCGGTAATGATGTTGTTTCGAAAAAGCAGCGATAAGCAGTTGATATCAGAGCATATTCAGCCTCTGGTAAATCATGAATCAGGGTTGCCAGCGAACCAACGCCGCTTCCGTCAACTGACCTACCACAGCGCCAAGGGGCTGCAGGCTGACGCCGTGTTCATGCTCGGTGATTGCCAGCACCTGACCAGCTCACCGTACAAGAATCAGGTGTATCGCCAGGCCGGTTTGGGGCGTGTAGGCGATCCGCTGGCCTTCGACAATGCCCAGAAGGATGAAGTACTGCGCCTGGCCTATGTGGCCATCACCCGTGCGGCGAAGCATTGCTATTGGTATGTGGAGAAACCCACGGGGGATGCTGTCAACCTGCCCAGAGCGTCGAGCCAGGTGGACGGGCGCAAGGTGTTTTTCGAAGATGGCCGGGAGCGGGTGGTCAGCTGA
- the pgm gene encoding phosphoglucomutase (alpha-D-glucose-1,6-bisphosphate-dependent) — MKLSPLAGKPAPASVLVDIPRLLTAYYTGQPDASIASQRVAFGTSGHRGSSLDLSFNENHVLAISQAICLYRQAQGIDGPLFVGADTHALSTPAAASALQVLAANGVQVMLSKDDEYTPTPAVSHAIICYNRGRSSGLADGIVITPSHNPPQSGGFKYNPPNGGPADSDVTKWIEAKANELLANGLKDIQCMDHEQALQASTTHRHDYVSSYVADLENVIDFDVIRSANLRLGVDPLGGAGVRYWSAIAEHYQLNLEVVNTEVDPTFRFMCVDWDGQIRMDPSSPHAMQGLIGLRERFDVAFACDPDHDRHGIVTPSGLLAPNNYLAVAIDYLFQHRPQWRQDAAVGKTVVSSGLIDRVTARLGRRLYEVPVGFKFFADGLFDGSLGFGGEESAGASFLRKDGSVWTTDKDGLIPALLAAEITARTGRDPSQAYAELTAELGEPFATRVEAKANAQQKALLSKLAPEQVKSTELAGEPIIQILSHAPGNNQAIGGLKVMTANGWFAARPSGTEDIYKIYAESFVDEAHLQRLVAEAQELVDAAIA, encoded by the coding sequence ATGAAGCTCAGTCCTTTGGCAGGCAAACCGGCTCCAGCCTCCGTGTTGGTGGATATCCCGCGCCTGTTGACCGCCTATTACACCGGCCAACCCGATGCCAGCATTGCCAGCCAACGCGTCGCGTTCGGCACCTCCGGGCACCGCGGCAGCTCGCTGGACCTGAGCTTCAACGAGAACCATGTGTTGGCCATCAGCCAGGCGATCTGCTTGTACCGCCAGGCCCAGGGCATCGATGGTCCGCTGTTCGTCGGCGCTGACACCCACGCGCTGTCCACACCTGCTGCTGCCAGTGCCTTGCAGGTGCTGGCCGCCAATGGCGTGCAGGTCATGCTGTCCAAGGATGACGAGTACACGCCAACCCCGGCGGTGTCCCACGCGATCATTTGCTACAACCGTGGGCGTAGCAGCGGCCTGGCCGACGGTATTGTTATCACTCCTTCGCACAACCCGCCGCAAAGCGGTGGCTTCAAGTACAACCCGCCCAATGGCGGCCCGGCCGACAGTGATGTGACCAAGTGGATCGAGGCCAAGGCCAACGAGCTCCTGGCCAATGGCCTCAAGGACATCCAGTGCATGGATCACGAGCAGGCGCTGCAAGCCAGCACCACTCACCGCCATGACTACGTCAGCAGCTATGTCGCCGATCTGGAAAACGTCATCGATTTCGACGTGATCCGCAGCGCTAACCTGCGCCTGGGCGTTGATCCATTGGGGGGAGCAGGGGTGCGTTACTGGTCGGCGATTGCCGAACACTACCAACTGAACCTGGAAGTGGTTAACACCGAGGTCGATCCGACCTTCCGCTTCATGTGCGTCGACTGGGACGGGCAGATCCGTATGGACCCATCTTCACCCCATGCGATGCAGGGCTTGATCGGTCTGCGTGAACGATTCGATGTGGCCTTTGCCTGCGACCCGGACCACGACCGCCATGGCATCGTCACCCCGAGCGGTCTGCTGGCCCCGAATAACTACCTGGCCGTGGCCATCGACTACCTGTTCCAGCACCGTCCGCAGTGGCGTCAGGATGCGGCGGTCGGCAAGACCGTGGTCAGCAGCGGCCTGATCGACCGTGTTACCGCGCGTCTGGGCCGACGCTTGTACGAAGTGCCGGTAGGTTTCAAGTTTTTTGCGGATGGCTTGTTCGATGGCAGCCTGGGCTTTGGCGGTGAAGAAAGCGCCGGTGCGTCGTTCCTGCGCAAGGATGGCAGTGTCTGGACCACCGACAAGGATGGTTTGATTCCGGCGCTGCTGGCGGCAGAAATCACTGCCCGCACCGGTCGTGACCCAAGCCAGGCCTATGCTGAACTCACGGCTGAGCTGGGTGAGCCCTTTGCTACTCGTGTCGAGGCCAAGGCCAACGCGCAGCAGAAAGCCTTGCTGAGCAAGCTGGCACCGGAGCAGGTCAAGTCGACTGAGCTTGCCGGTGAGCCGATCATCCAGATCCTCAGCCATGCGCCGGGTAACAACCAGGCCATTGGCGGCCTGAAAGTGATGACCGCCAATGGCTGGTTCGCGGCGCGGCCATCGGGTACCGAAGACATCTACAAGATCTACGCGGAAAGCTTCGTCGATGAAGCACACCTGCAGCGGCTGGTGGCTGAGGCCCAGGAACTGGTAGACGCCGCAATCGCTTGA
- a CDS encoding pirin family protein has product MLQLRPFKSLGHANHGWLDAHHHFSFAEYYDPQRMQWGNLRVWNDDLIAAGSGFPPHPHRDMEIITYVREGAITHQDSLGNKGRTEAGDVQVMSAGTGITHSEYNLEKVDTRIFQIWIVPEHAGQAPTWGSRPFPKGERGEGFVALASGREGDEDSLRIRADARLVAATLQAGESAEYRFDTGRRGYLVPAKGLIEVNGVRTEARDGVAIENEQVLTVTALQDSEIVLVDVA; this is encoded by the coding sequence ATGCTGCAACTGCGCCCCTTCAAGAGCCTTGGTCACGCCAACCATGGCTGGCTCGACGCCCACCATCACTTTTCCTTTGCCGAGTACTATGACCCGCAACGGATGCAATGGGGCAACCTGCGGGTCTGGAACGACGACCTGATCGCCGCTGGCAGTGGCTTCCCGCCGCATCCGCACCGCGACATGGAAATCATCACCTATGTACGTGAGGGTGCTATCACCCACCAGGACAGCCTGGGCAACAAGGGCCGTACTGAAGCCGGCGATGTGCAGGTCATGAGTGCCGGTACCGGTATCACCCACAGCGAGTACAACCTGGAGAAGGTCGATACGCGGATTTTCCAGATCTGGATCGTGCCTGAGCATGCTGGACAGGCACCGACCTGGGGCAGCCGCCCCTTCCCCAAAGGCGAACGCGGCGAAGGCTTCGTGGCCCTGGCCAGTGGTCGTGAGGGTGATGAGGACAGTCTGCGCATTCGCGCCGATGCACGGCTGGTGGCCGCAACTCTGCAGGCTGGGGAAAGTGCCGAGTATCGCTTCGACACCGGTCGGCGTGGTTACCTGGTGCCGGCCAAAGGTCTGATTGAAGTCAATGGCGTGCGTACTGAAGCACGCGACGGGGTTGCCATCGAGAACGAGCAGGTGCTCACAGTGACAGCCCTGCAAGACAGCGAGATTGTGCTGGTGGATGTGGCCTGA
- a CDS encoding VRR-NUC domain-containing protein has product MIAYSVDDPFYYLGNFLRVLDWIELRYADLLDSSEQAFIHQFREQPRPAQALLVRMVMRKGALFRPSKLVYTEIGPPLPALQPLLELGWVSDRSPVSLEQLFQLLRKEELASGFAAQLTRPKAAKAELFTQLQVLELSPRCVQDWIPGFAEPIISLQLQALCDRFRLLFFGNLYQDWSEFVLADLGLLRYEQVAFSDDSRALRQRGDVDLALTLHRCAELLEQGAPVSQVLAQVEPLDSDNPWLLRRRSRLLYQLGQHCERLGDWDLALQIYPLSHHPHARIRRIRVLERSEQWAQAHALATEVAQQPASPIEVQALARMLPRLQRKLGGPAQPRRKKSLSGLIELQLPIEHAALGVEQAVQLHLEQQGGKVHYVENTLFNSLFGLLCWEVIFAPMPGAFFHPFQSAPQDLHDAEFQARRSDLFADCLGQLDDGRYPQTIRRHFVSKQGLQSPFVYWQGLSEALLDQALACLPAQHLKRCFERLLDDIQGNRAGMPDLIQFWPEQQRYRMIEVKGPGDRLQDNQLRWIDFCTEHGLPVEVCHVSWVTQAP; this is encoded by the coding sequence GTGATCGCTTACTCCGTCGACGATCCTTTCTATTACCTGGGTAATTTCCTGCGGGTACTCGACTGGATCGAGTTACGTTATGCCGACTTGCTCGACAGCAGTGAGCAGGCCTTCATCCATCAGTTCCGCGAGCAGCCGCGCCCGGCCCAGGCGTTGCTCGTGCGCATGGTCATGCGCAAGGGGGCGTTGTTCCGCCCAAGCAAGCTGGTCTATACCGAAATCGGCCCCCCACTGCCGGCCCTGCAACCTTTGCTTGAGCTGGGCTGGGTCAGTGATCGCAGCCCGGTGAGCCTTGAACAGTTGTTTCAGTTACTGCGTAAGGAAGAACTCGCCAGCGGCTTTGCCGCGCAGCTGACTCGCCCCAAAGCGGCCAAGGCCGAACTGTTCACCCAGCTGCAAGTACTTGAGCTATCACCGCGCTGTGTGCAGGACTGGATACCCGGTTTCGCCGAGCCGATCATTTCGTTGCAACTGCAGGCTTTGTGCGATCGCTTTCGCTTATTGTTCTTCGGCAATCTATATCAGGACTGGTCAGAGTTCGTCCTGGCGGATTTGGGCTTGTTGCGTTATGAACAGGTGGCTTTCAGTGATGATTCGCGGGCATTGCGTCAACGTGGCGATGTCGACCTGGCCCTCACGTTGCACCGCTGTGCCGAGTTGCTGGAGCAGGGGGCACCGGTGTCACAGGTGCTGGCTCAAGTTGAGCCCTTGGACAGCGATAACCCGTGGCTGCTGCGTCGCCGCTCGCGCTTGTTGTACCAGCTTGGTCAGCACTGTGAGCGCCTGGGAGACTGGGACCTGGCCTTGCAGATCTACCCGCTTAGCCACCACCCGCACGCGCGGATCCGTCGCATTCGGGTGCTCGAGCGCAGTGAACAGTGGGCCCAGGCCCATGCACTGGCCACAGAGGTTGCCCAGCAGCCCGCCAGCCCGATTGAGGTGCAAGCCTTGGCGCGAATGCTGCCTCGTTTGCAACGCAAGCTGGGAGGGCCAGCGCAGCCCCGGCGGAAAAAAAGCCTGAGCGGCCTGATTGAGCTGCAGCTGCCCATAGAACACGCGGCCTTGGGCGTGGAACAGGCGGTGCAGCTGCACCTTGAACAGCAGGGCGGCAAGGTGCATTACGTGGAGAACACGTTGTTCAACAGCCTGTTTGGCCTGCTGTGTTGGGAGGTGATTTTCGCCCCGATGCCGGGCGCCTTCTTCCACCCGTTCCAGAGTGCGCCACAGGACTTGCACGATGCCGAGTTTCAGGCGCGGCGCAGTGACCTGTTCGCCGATTGCCTGGGGCAACTGGACGATGGCCGTTACCCGCAGACGATTCGCCGCCATTTCGTCAGTAAGCAGGGGCTGCAGTCACCGTTCGTTTACTGGCAGGGGCTCAGCGAAGCCTTACTCGATCAGGCCCTGGCCTGCCTACCGGCACAGCACCTCAAACGCTGTTTCGAGCGTTTGCTGGACGATATCCAGGGCAACCGCGCCGGCATGCCCGACCTGATTCAGTTCTGGCCCGAACAGCAGCGTTACCGGATGATCGAGGTCAAAGGACCGGGGGATCGCCTGCAGGACAACCAGCTGCGCTGGATTGACTTCTGCACTGAACATGGCCTGCCGGTTGAGGTTTGCCACGTCAGCTGGGTCACCCAGGCACCATGA
- a CDS encoding aminotransferase-like domain-containing protein, which translates to MTRQTKNNDFAYQAVYRYLLELIAQMAPGSYSKLPSLRDLAQRLNVSISTIQYAYSLLEHEGRVQSVPKSGYFASGGNVPALPFAGEDLLQDLQQYARSPQMLVFSGAHSLPSMEASLLGVERQLLRQYPRPLGPVHPCGELELRTALAARYTRSVALYWNAEDVYLALDLRSLFETLLAALELQGCTILVTSPCSWRLLRILQSAGLRVIELPLGADGALDLERFASLLEREPVRMVMLASRLNSPHGSLMPSAQHQAIAQLLAQHDVWLLENDLDAEYYFAANPQACLREMVDPQRLLVFSSLERSVGAEAPYAYLLSRHGQRRLQRQFLARGFRLPPLRQQAVARLYAKGRIDVHLAQARLRLRERVTHLYRQMQIQLGSQLHFQMPAGGVTIWAQVQMPTDSRMLFNRLLRQGLLIEPGEVFSLHGDYRQYLRLGWPSGAQGDLQSGLSVLSEELQRAQKTGKLP; encoded by the coding sequence GAATGTCTCGATTTCAACCATTCAGTATGCCTACTCGCTGCTTGAGCACGAAGGGCGCGTACAGTCAGTGCCCAAGTCCGGCTATTTTGCCAGCGGCGGCAATGTACCTGCGCTCCCGTTCGCTGGCGAAGACCTGTTGCAAGACCTGCAGCAGTATGCCCGCAGTCCGCAGATGCTGGTGTTCAGTGGTGCGCATTCCTTGCCATCGATGGAGGCGAGCTTGCTCGGTGTCGAGCGGCAATTATTGCGCCAGTACCCACGGCCTCTCGGACCTGTTCACCCCTGTGGCGAATTGGAACTGCGTACCGCGTTGGCAGCACGCTATACGCGTTCTGTGGCGTTGTACTGGAATGCTGAAGATGTCTATCTGGCGCTGGACCTACGCTCGTTGTTCGAGACCCTGCTGGCAGCACTGGAGTTACAGGGGTGCACGATTCTGGTGACATCGCCTTGTTCCTGGCGCTTGCTGAGAATCTTGCAGAGCGCCGGCCTGCGGGTAATCGAGTTGCCGTTGGGCGCTGATGGGGCGTTGGATCTGGAGCGATTTGCCAGCCTGCTCGAACGTGAACCGGTGCGCATGGTCATGCTTGCTTCGCGCTTGAACAGCCCTCACGGCAGCCTGATGCCGTCGGCGCAGCATCAGGCCATCGCCCAGTTGCTGGCTCAACATGACGTATGGCTGCTGGAAAACGATTTGGACGCCGAGTATTACTTCGCCGCCAACCCGCAGGCGTGCTTACGTGAGATGGTCGACCCGCAGCGTTTGCTGGTGTTTTCGTCACTGGAGCGCAGCGTAGGGGCCGAAGCACCCTATGCGTATTTGTTGTCGCGCCATGGCCAGCGGCGATTGCAGCGTCAGTTTCTGGCTCGGGGCTTTCGTTTGCCGCCATTGCGTCAGCAGGCGGTGGCCCGGCTGTATGCCAAGGGCAGGATTGATGTCCATCTGGCCCAGGCACGGCTGCGCTTGCGCGAGCGCGTTACCCACCTGTATCGGCAAATGCAGATACAACTGGGCAGCCAATTGCATTTCCAGATGCCGGCAGGTGGGGTCACCATCTGGGCGCAGGTTCAAATGCCAACGGACTCTCGCATGCTGTTCAATCGCTTATTGCGCCAGGGCTTGCTGATCGAACCCGGTGAAGTGTTCAGTTTGCACGGTGACTATCGACAGTACCTGCGCCTTGGGTGGCCTTCAGGTGCGCAAGGGGACTTGCAGAGCGGGTTAAGTGTGCTCAGTGAAGAGTTGCAGCGTGCTCAGAAGACCGGCAAGTTGCCCTGA